Genomic window (Candidatus Zixiibacteriota bacterium):
GGAATCTGCGATCGGTATCTCAAAATCCGATTGGCCTTCGCGGTGGAGCACGTCCAGTCCGTCACGAGAAAGTCACGCGCCTTATCAGGATTCAGTCTCGGCGTGAAACCGGCGATCGTCCCGGCCCACCGGGCACACCAGGCGATCGGCAAGAGCACGCTGCGAGGTATGCGCACCCGCAACGCCCATGTCCCCAGTCCCGCCTGGATCATGTCCTCCAGCTCCGCCAACGTGTAGTGACGGTCCTCGGCGATATAGAATGTGTGGCCCACGGACTCCGGTGACTCACACGCCAGGAGAATTCCCCGCACCAGATCGCCGACGTGGACGAGCGAGACCCGCTGCATGCGCCGACCGAACTGCGGCTTGATATGCCAGCGCACCGCCTGGAAGAATCCCAGCACCTCCGTGTCTCCGGGACCATATACCGCCGGCGGTCGGACCGACACGACGGGCAATTCACCGGCGGTTTCCATCACCTTCTGCTCGCCGGCCAGCTTGCTTTTTCCATATGGCGTCAGCGGTGCATCCGGATCGTCTTCCGTGCGCGGTCGGCCATCGCGCGCCGGTCCGCCTGCAGCCAATGAGGAGACATAGACGAAGCGCTCCAGCTTCGGGCTGCTTTCGCGCACTGCCTCAAGGAGGTTGGCCGTCCCCGTGCAATTGGCATGCATGTACGATTCGGGATCGGGCGCTTTCACCCGCCCAGCGCAGTGAATCACCCAGGAAGCACCTTCGCATCCACGCCGCAAAGCGGCGTGATCATTCAGATCGCCCTCGATCCACGCGATGTCCAAGTCTCGGACACGGCTCCGATCGGCATTCCGACGCACCAGCGCTCGCACGCGATGCCCCTGTGCCAACAGCGCCGCCGCCAAGTGCGATCCCACGAATCCATTGGCCCCCGTCAAGAAGACGACGCGTGAGGACTTCTGTGCCGGCGGGACCGTGTTCATGGGAAGGAATCGGGAAAAGGGCTTGACTCGATTGCGCGGCAGAGGTTCTTTCGACCGGACTGCTTTCCGAGTGGAATGGGTCCAAATTCTGATGTTGGGCGCGGCTGGGCCGGCGCCCGCCGACCGGAGCAGCGATAGCGGCCGCAATCAACAGACGGATACGCCCTTTGGCAACGTTGAAGACCGAAACCCAGGTCTCTCCCGCCGACCTTTTTGCCAAGTGCCGTGAATTCACCGCCGCGCGGGAATTCATGGCGATGGGGATCTACCCCTATTTCCGCGTCATCACCTCGGCTCCCGGCACCGTCGTGACCGTCGGCGGCCAGCAATTGCTGATGATCGGCTCGAACAACTATCTCGGGTTGACCAATCATCCGAAGGTGGTCGAAGCCGCCGCCGAGGCAACCCACCGCTATGGCTCCGGTTGCACCGGGTCGCGCTTCCTCAACGGCACGCTCGATCTGCATGTCGAACTGGAGAACCGGCTCGCCCGGTTCATGAAACGACCGGCCGCGCTCGTCTTCTCGACCGGGTTTCAGACCAATCTCGGCACAATCTCGGCGTTGGTCGGGCGCAACGATACGATCTTTGCCGACCGGTCCAACCATGCCTCCATCGTCGACGGCTGCCGGTTGTCATTCGGCCGCACGATCAAGTTCGCCCACAACGATATGGCCGACTTGGACCGGGCGCTGTCGACCACAAGCAACGGCGGCGGGCGGCTGGTCGTCGTGGACGGCGTCTTCTCAATGGAAGGGGATATCT
Coding sequences:
- a CDS encoding NAD-dependent epimerase/dehydratase family protein, which translates into the protein MNTVPPAQKSSRVVFLTGANGFVGSHLAAALLAQGHRVRALVRRNADRSRVRDLDIAWIEGDLNDHAALRRGCEGASWVIHCAGRVKAPDPESYMHANCTGTANLLEAVRESSPKLERFVYVSSLAAGGPARDGRPRTEDDPDAPLTPYGKSKLAGEQKVMETAGELPVVSVRPPAVYGPGDTEVLGFFQAVRWHIKPQFGRRMQRVSLVHVGDLVRGILLACESPESVGHTFYIAEDRHYTLAELEDMIQAGLGTWALRVRIPRSVLLPIAWCARWAGTIAGFTPRLNPDKARDFLVTDWTCSTAKANRILRYRSQIPFERGARETAAWYRTNGWL